One Candidatus Methylacidithermus pantelleriae genomic window carries:
- the nusG gene encoding transcription termination/antitermination protein NusG, with protein MEYAAAQLPDLAYWFCVRTQPRREFLACRTLARHRPELEVFCPRIRYRKTVRRRLLSVIEPLFPGYLFAWFNPVRHLRLVLHTQGVGRVVCFGDRYPVVEAEVIEELKAHFGEEGVQDVELLKEGDRVIVHHGALQGLEAVLSKLLPGEARVRILMEFLGRQMELELPVSAVAPAEPQARIGWLRVQKQKTLA; from the coding sequence ATGGAATACGCGGCAGCTCAACTACCTGACTTGGCCTATTGGTTTTGTGTGCGAACCCAACCACGGCGGGAGTTTTTGGCCTGCCGGACCTTGGCAAGACACCGCCCGGAGCTAGAAGTGTTTTGCCCGCGCATCCGGTACCGGAAGACTGTCCGCCGGAGGCTTCTTTCGGTAATCGAGCCCTTATTTCCAGGGTACCTTTTTGCTTGGTTTAACCCAGTGCGACATCTGCGGTTAGTCCTCCACACCCAAGGGGTTGGTAGGGTAGTGTGTTTTGGGGATCGGTATCCAGTAGTTGAGGCGGAGGTCATCGAGGAATTAAAGGCGCACTTCGGCGAGGAGGGGGTGCAGGATGTTGAACTTCTCAAGGAGGGGGACCGCGTCATCGTTCATCACGGAGCCTTGCAGGGCCTTGAGGCGGTCCTTTCGAAGCTGCTCCCCGGTGAAGCGCGTGTCCGTATTCTTATGGAGTTTCTCGGGCGCCAGATGGAGTTAGAACTACCCGTGTCGGCTGTTGCTCCTGCAGAGCCGCAAGCAAGAATCGGGTGGTTGAGGGTACAAAAACAAAAGACGTTGGCTTAA
- a CDS encoding thioredoxin family protein has translation MKNWLRLFLVLSLWVATGIGGAYGANWLTSYREALSRAKKEKKIVLMNFTGSDWCPWCQKLEKEVFSTPEFKAYADKHLILLFVDFPQHKELPPDLKKQNDELADKFGVDSYPTLIFLDPSGKKIGELGYMPGGPKVFLAEVERIRLGKGHAQDLTAPQEGSSRVSLP, from the coding sequence ATGAAAAATTGGTTGCGCTTGTTCTTGGTTCTTAGCCTGTGGGTAGCCACGGGGATCGGGGGAGCCTATGGAGCCAACTGGCTCACCAGCTATCGGGAAGCGCTTTCCCGGGCAAAGAAAGAAAAGAAAATCGTTCTTATGAACTTCACAGGGAGCGATTGGTGTCCCTGGTGCCAAAAACTGGAAAAGGAAGTATTTTCTACACCGGAATTCAAAGCGTACGCAGACAAGCACTTGATCCTTCTCTTCGTCGATTTCCCCCAACACAAGGAATTGCCCCCGGACCTGAAAAAACAAAACGACGAGCTCGCCGATAAGTTTGGTGTAGATTCCTATCCTACCTTGATCTTCTTGGATCCCAGCGGAAAGAAAATCGGCGAGCTCGGTTACATGCCTGGCGGACCCAAGGTATTCCTGGCAGAAGTCGAACGAATTCGCCTGGGCAAAGGCCACGCCCAGGACCTTACGGCACCCCAAGAGGGATCCTCTCGAGTTTCCCTCCCCTAA
- the ruvA gene encoding Holliday junction branch migration protein RuvA: MEKEPGRALVRVSGVGWELAIPLSTYQALPRPPAPVRLWTYWEFRDTGQALYGFGSREERELFRLLVDHVQGIGPKSALSILSVTHPERFREAVRQGDRTFLASIRGIGKKMAERIVFELKDRLKGVPELASGGQPRTKTTDAVLALVALGYRQSEATKAVEAVVEADPHLPLEELVRQALRRL; the protein is encoded by the coding sequence ATGGAAAAAGAGCCCGGGCGGGCGCTTGTTCGCGTTTCTGGAGTGGGATGGGAGCTTGCCATTCCTTTGAGCACCTACCAGGCCTTGCCCCGGCCTCCGGCTCCGGTTCGCCTCTGGACCTATTGGGAGTTCCGGGATACGGGTCAGGCCCTCTATGGCTTTGGATCCCGGGAAGAGAGGGAACTTTTTCGGCTGCTCGTCGATCATGTGCAAGGGATTGGGCCCAAAAGTGCCCTTTCCATTCTCAGTGTAACTCATCCGGAGCGGTTTCGGGAAGCCGTCCGCCAGGGGGACCGGACCTTTCTTGCCTCGATCCGAGGGATTGGTAAGAAAATGGCCGAGCGGATTGTCTTCGAGCTTAAGGACCGGTTAAAGGGGGTTCCGGAGCTTGCGTCCGGGGGGCAACCACGGACCAAGACGACCGATGCTGTCCTGGCACTTGTGGCTTTGGGCTACCGGCAATCGGAAGCCACTAAGGCGGTGGAAGCCGTCGTAGAGGCAGACCCCCACTTGCCGCTAGAAGAACTGGTGCGGCAGGCGTTGCGACGACTCTAG
- a CDS encoding rhodanese-like domain-containing protein, with product MEKAIQERFPHAKSLSSMELARWLEDSSRNPPVLVDLRSVEEYEVSHLRGAIRVSPRPQAWRLWRLPKDPGPIVAYDSVGWRSAAFVEELTRWGVEQAWYLKRGLFGWVNEGGKLVGKDGRPTRKVHPGDSYYGRLLAPDLRSIPLERLAPPIY from the coding sequence TTGGAAAAAGCGATCCAGGAGCGTTTCCCCCACGCAAAAAGCCTTTCTTCCATGGAGCTGGCACGCTGGTTGGAAGATTCCTCGCGCAACCCCCCGGTGTTGGTGGATCTTCGCAGTGTGGAAGAATACGAGGTCAGTCACCTGCGGGGTGCCATTCGAGTTTCCCCTCGGCCCCAGGCCTGGCGCTTGTGGCGCCTGCCCAAGGACCCCGGGCCGATTGTCGCTTACGACTCGGTCGGTTGGCGATCGGCCGCGTTCGTGGAGGAATTGACCAGGTGGGGGGTTGAGCAGGCCTGGTACTTAAAGAGAGGTCTTTTCGGGTGGGTGAACGAGGGAGGAAAGCTTGTGGGAAAAGACGGGCGACCTACCCGCAAGGTCCATCCGGGGGATTCCTACTATGGGCGTCTTCTAGCGCCGGATTTGCGTTCGATCCCTTTGGAGCGGCTGGCCCCACCGATCTATTGA
- a CDS encoding class I SAM-dependent methyltransferase — MLSLPATHAKVVAMIEECCPRLAGNYLDIGCGDGRLAKEILTRFPLEAFGCDRSPEPLEGMKVTRVDLNREPLPYPSGFFSLVTCTEVLEHLENYRGVVREVYRVLVPGGLALFSTPNVLNLRSRLRFLFFGFWNLFGPLPFSDELPPDTDGHISPVPCFYLSHALFQAGFRNIRIAVDRWQKGSLGWFFLLCVPIGVASRLALWRERSRYKTVSAENLPFVQEHNSPALLLGRTLVVAAQKPENPPAS, encoded by the coding sequence ATGTTAAGTCTACCGGCCACCCATGCGAAAGTGGTTGCCATGATCGAAGAGTGTTGCCCTCGGCTTGCCGGGAATTACCTGGATATTGGATGTGGGGATGGCCGGCTTGCGAAAGAAATTCTCACGCGTTTCCCCTTGGAAGCCTTTGGGTGCGATCGCAGCCCGGAGCCTCTTGAGGGAATGAAGGTGACGAGGGTTGACCTAAACCGGGAGCCTCTTCCCTATCCCTCGGGGTTTTTTTCTCTGGTTACCTGCACGGAGGTGCTGGAACACCTGGAAAATTACCGCGGTGTGGTGCGAGAAGTGTATCGGGTGCTCGTGCCCGGGGGGCTTGCCCTCTTTTCGACACCCAACGTACTTAACCTTCGTTCCCGGCTTCGTTTTCTATTCTTTGGATTTTGGAACCTTTTTGGCCCTTTACCTTTTTCGGATGAACTTCCGCCGGATACGGATGGCCATATCAGTCCGGTTCCCTGTTTTTACCTTAGCCATGCCCTTTTCCAGGCTGGATTCCGGAACATTCGTATCGCGGTGGATCGCTGGCAAAAAGGGTCTTTAGGTTGGTTTTTCCTCCTTTGTGTTCCAATCGGAGTAGCCTCACGCTTGGCTCTCTGGAGGGAACGCTCCCGGTATAAGACCGTCTCTGCGGAGAACCTCCCCTTCGTCCAGGAACACAACTCTCCGGCTCTGCTTCTGGGTCGCACGCTTGTAGTCGCTGCCCAAAAACCGGAAAATCCTCCGGCAAGCTAG
- a CDS encoding glycosyltransferase family 4 protein translates to MGFFFPQLPEKLLGANMEKPVKVAIVSRYFGDWGGAELFAWRLGVGLLEDPRWEIHVVGLRPGQRTQGFVFHEAGRILPRSGPWGQLAFAMQAKRYLQKGAFDLVHSHELGVEADVVSFGLPRRRWRKIVGKARSWATPQDKLVDLLERKTLFSPRCRVILCPSELAAGELRTEYPELVPKIRVLCPGVEFRSFQVFPERQELKQKLFGPLGWKREDLVALFIGNNFRLKGLPQTAEAVARLREKGYPLRLCVVGRGNPKEAGSCLRTLQSQRAVWFSGPVSQSLASSYYGASDFLLFPSRWEAFGMVVLEALASGLPVVVGPHVGAAKLVDPGRNGWILEDPESVQELAQCLERLCNPLERERMGKEARQTAERCDWRFRVKELVRIYEECLGVTQKD, encoded by the coding sequence TTGGGTTTTTTCTTTCCCCAGCTTCCCGAAAAACTCTTGGGGGCAAACATGGAAAAGCCAGTCAAAGTGGCCATTGTCAGTCGTTACTTCGGAGATTGGGGGGGAGCGGAGCTTTTTGCCTGGCGCCTGGGGGTGGGGCTCCTTGAGGACCCGCGCTGGGAGATTCATGTGGTGGGCTTGCGGCCAGGGCAGCGCACCCAGGGTTTCGTTTTCCATGAGGCTGGCAGGATCCTACCCAGAAGCGGCCCGTGGGGGCAACTTGCGTTTGCAATGCAGGCCAAGCGCTACCTTCAAAAAGGGGCATTTGATCTGGTTCACTCGCATGAGCTTGGCGTGGAGGCGGACGTGGTAAGCTTTGGACTTCCCCGACGCCGGTGGAGGAAAATCGTCGGGAAAGCTCGCTCTTGGGCAACCCCCCAGGACAAGCTGGTCGACCTTCTGGAACGAAAAACGCTTTTTTCGCCCCGGTGCCGCGTCATTCTCTGTCCCTCGGAGCTTGCAGCTGGCGAGCTTCGTACGGAATATCCGGAGCTAGTCCCCAAAATCCGTGTGCTTTGTCCCGGTGTCGAGTTTCGGTCTTTCCAAGTCTTTCCGGAGCGCCAAGAGCTCAAGCAGAAACTTTTTGGCCCTTTGGGGTGGAAACGGGAGGACTTGGTGGCTCTTTTTATCGGCAATAATTTCCGTTTGAAAGGACTGCCCCAAACAGCCGAAGCGGTAGCAAGGCTCCGGGAAAAAGGCTATCCCTTGCGGCTGTGCGTCGTAGGAAGAGGAAATCCAAAGGAGGCGGGGAGTTGCCTCCGAACGCTTCAAAGCCAGCGTGCCGTCTGGTTCTCTGGACCTGTTTCGCAAAGTCTTGCCAGCTCCTACTACGGCGCCAGTGACTTTCTTCTCTTTCCCTCGCGCTGGGAGGCTTTCGGGATGGTGGTACTGGAAGCTCTGGCCTCCGGCCTTCCGGTCGTCGTTGGACCCCACGTTGGGGCAGCGAAACTAGTGGATCCCGGTCGTAACGGTTGGATTCTGGAAGACCCGGAGAGTGTCCAAGAACTGGCTCAGTGCCTGGAAAGACTCTGCAATCCGCTCGAACGGGAACGGATGGGAAAAGAAGCCCGGCAAACGGCAGAGAGGTGCGATTGGCGTTTTCGTGTGAAAGAACTGGTTAGGATTTATGAGGAATGCCTTGGCGTAACCCAAAAAGACTAG
- the ruvB gene encoding Holliday junction branch migration DNA helicase RuvB, which yields MEQHPTTGAVWKGETVDLELERSLRPGSWEEFIGQERVKERLKVLVASARARGEPMEHLLFCGPAGVGKTSLATLLAKEMGVNFRATSGPILERAGDLAGLLTSLEPGEILFIDEIHRLPRAVEEYLYPAMEDFRIDIVIDQGPSARSVRLTLPKFTLVGATTRVGMLTAPLRSRFGMVHRLDYYPVEEMARIVQRAAGILQVPLLADGAWEVARRARGTPRIANHLVRWIRDFALVKGQGRPVDVELACEALSMLEIDEDGLDDMDKRLLETLVFKFRGGPVGIHSLAVALGEDPGTLEEVHEPYLILQGFLKRTPQGRVATPRTYEKLRVTPGQSLQGELWKEREKEDT from the coding sequence ATGGAGCAACATCCTACAACCGGGGCGGTTTGGAAGGGCGAAACCGTCGATTTAGAACTGGAACGATCCTTGCGCCCCGGATCCTGGGAAGAATTTATCGGGCAGGAGCGGGTGAAAGAAAGGCTCAAGGTGCTGGTAGCTTCCGCTCGGGCCCGGGGGGAACCCATGGAACACTTGCTTTTTTGTGGCCCGGCCGGCGTCGGTAAAACGAGTCTTGCGACTCTTTTGGCCAAGGAAATGGGGGTCAACTTCCGGGCTACTTCGGGGCCGATTTTGGAGCGAGCGGGGGATCTGGCGGGGCTTCTCACCTCGCTGGAACCGGGGGAGATTCTCTTTATAGATGAGATTCACCGGCTGCCCAGAGCGGTGGAAGAATATCTCTACCCTGCGATGGAAGATTTTCGCATTGACATCGTCATTGACCAGGGGCCCAGTGCTCGGAGCGTCCGGCTCACCTTGCCCAAGTTTACTCTGGTGGGGGCCACAACTCGGGTAGGCATGCTTACCGCTCCGCTCCGGAGCCGATTTGGAATGGTCCACCGGCTGGACTATTACCCGGTCGAAGAAATGGCTCGGATCGTACAGCGAGCCGCGGGGATCCTCCAGGTACCCCTTTTGGCCGACGGGGCATGGGAAGTGGCTCGAAGAGCTCGAGGGACACCGAGGATTGCCAATCACCTGGTTCGATGGATCCGTGATTTTGCCCTGGTCAAAGGGCAAGGGAGACCGGTCGACGTCGAGCTTGCCTGCGAGGCTTTAAGCATGCTGGAGATTGATGAGGATGGTCTCGATGACATGGACAAGCGGCTTTTGGAGACGTTGGTGTTCAAATTCCGAGGAGGACCCGTGGGGATCCACTCGCTGGCCGTTGCTCTGGGAGAGGATCCAGGAACTTTGGAAGAGGTTCATGAGCCTTACCTGATCCTTCAAGGCTTTCTCAAAAGAACGCCCCAGGGGAGAGTAGCAACGCCCCGGACCTACGAAAAATTGCGTGTGACCCCCGGGCAATCCTTGCAGGGGGAACTCTGGAAGGAAAGGGAGAAGGAAGACACGTGA
- a CDS encoding glycosyltransferase family 2 protein has translation MSVERDFSILIVHWKTRDLLPGCLASIEKQTGVTWETWVLDNEGDPWFGLGLQQAFPWAKVVSFSSNLGFGRACNRVLPLCTGRLLYFVNPDTVLLGSEVLASIHKFMLENPRVGIASTCLTDMKGQEQPVASPRYPGEKYAAPFSDRLPGPIAMVLGASMVVRRELFEALGGFDEDFFVYGEDFDLCLRARKEGWEIGVVPKARVLHRGGGSERDRSPREVWDRKLRAEYLFYSKHYSPDVIARIRQAHRWKAAWELFLLGISWGLSWGRKKSRWQWRHAKYRAIWRWAHRKFPSG, from the coding sequence GTGAGTGTGGAAAGAGATTTTTCCATCCTCATTGTTCATTGGAAAACCCGGGATCTTTTGCCCGGTTGCCTCGCGTCGATTGAAAAGCAAACGGGCGTTACCTGGGAAACATGGGTTCTCGATAACGAGGGAGACCCCTGGTTTGGTTTGGGTCTCCAGCAAGCGTTTCCTTGGGCAAAAGTGGTTTCCTTTAGCTCAAATCTCGGGTTTGGTAGGGCCTGCAACCGGGTTTTACCCCTTTGCACGGGACGGCTTCTCTATTTTGTAAATCCCGATACGGTCCTTTTAGGATCGGAGGTCCTTGCGTCCATTCACAAGTTTATGCTGGAAAACCCAAGAGTCGGCATTGCTTCCACTTGCTTGACGGACATGAAAGGCCAGGAACAGCCTGTTGCTTCGCCCCGGTATCCCGGGGAAAAATATGCCGCTCCATTCTCTGACCGGCTCCCCGGGCCGATCGCGATGGTGCTGGGAGCCAGCATGGTGGTCCGGAGAGAGCTTTTCGAGGCGCTCGGGGGGTTTGATGAAGATTTCTTTGTTTACGGGGAAGATTTTGATCTTTGCCTGCGGGCAAGGAAAGAGGGATGGGAAATTGGGGTCGTCCCCAAAGCCCGGGTGCTCCACCGCGGAGGTGGGAGTGAGCGAGACAGAAGCCCAAGGGAGGTATGGGACCGGAAACTTCGAGCCGAATATCTTTTTTACTCCAAACATTACTCGCCTGATGTCATTGCTCGCATTCGCCAGGCCCACCGGTGGAAGGCTGCGTGGGAGCTTTTCCTTCTCGGGATAAGCTGGGGTTTGAGCTGGGGGAGAAAGAAAAGTCGTTGGCAGTGGAGACACGCGAAATATCGAGCGATTTGGCGCTGGGCTCATCGGAAGTTTCCTTCCGGGTAA
- the ruvC gene encoding crossover junction endodeoxyribonuclease RuvC, with product MRGKPKVKDRKPWEGGKVEQVSGEVRNGKHCVLGVDPSLRSTGYGIVECQGRGRLRLVSCGTIRVARKASIGSCLQALQSEMERIVGEFAPQVAAVEKVIFVQSIRTALDLGAARGVILLTLARRLIPVYEYPPRLVKLGVSGKGQAQKRQVAFMVKSLLGLSQPPSPDVADALAVALAHLHRNWAISVGSGRV from the coding sequence GTGAGGGGAAAGCCAAAGGTTAAGGATCGTAAGCCTTGGGAAGGGGGGAAAGTGGAGCAAGTTTCCGGGGAAGTCCGGAACGGAAAGCATTGCGTTTTGGGCGTGGATCCTTCCCTGCGCTCTACCGGTTACGGGATTGTGGAATGCCAAGGTCGTGGCAGGCTCCGGCTTGTTTCCTGCGGGACGATCCGGGTTGCTCGGAAAGCTTCCATAGGTTCTTGCTTGCAAGCCCTACAGAGCGAGATGGAAAGGATCGTGGGTGAGTTTGCTCCACAGGTGGCGGCCGTGGAAAAAGTGATTTTCGTTCAGAGTATCCGCACGGCTTTGGACTTAGGGGCCGCGCGGGGAGTCATTCTCTTAACACTGGCGCGTCGGTTGATTCCCGTCTATGAGTATCCCCCGAGGCTTGTGAAGCTAGGCGTTTCAGGAAAAGGCCAAGCCCAGAAAAGACAGGTGGCCTTTATGGTAAAGTCCCTGCTTGGGCTATCCCAACCCCCATCACCCGATGTGGCGGACGCTCTGGCGGTGGCGCTCGCACATCTTCACCGCAACTGGGCGATCTCTGTGGGGAGCGGGCGGGTATGA
- a CDS encoding DUF4915 domain-containing protein: MDRLLVTFCNAVPPGLVAGVFHYETGAFYWVPLPEPLQRVRGATGIGFWQGHYWIILQDPRRCRLLELRADLEPIQDWPLRATDPHSILCLEDSFLISDSGCNGLWRILWKGRQPAEALFWQYDRACADRVHLNSAAFHEGSLYVSCFGQRTDTGWNSAQDGFVYHVQGLKILVDGLYHPHSLLSFEGALWWLESKRGRLHTFSNEEGHRAFLELKGYIRGLAISDRWIYVAASAARRRSRSLGQWTQDVPKEPELCDSWLYRIDRKTLQWTRRNLSYYGAELFDLHILATQETLPLEKNPSDPVRERIRRLEEECLQSPPTRKKKIRQWLSFLSPHRSRG, from the coding sequence ATGGATCGGTTGCTTGTGACCTTTTGTAACGCTGTACCCCCTGGACTTGTCGCAGGAGTTTTTCACTATGAGACTGGAGCCTTTTATTGGGTGCCCCTTCCTGAACCCTTGCAAAGGGTCCGCGGAGCCACAGGGATTGGCTTTTGGCAAGGACACTATTGGATCATCCTTCAAGATCCACGCCGGTGCCGGCTACTGGAATTACGCGCCGACTTGGAACCCATCCAAGATTGGCCTCTGCGAGCTACCGATCCTCACTCGATCCTGTGCCTGGAAGATTCTTTCCTCATTAGCGATAGCGGTTGTAATGGCCTATGGCGGATCCTTTGGAAAGGACGACAGCCGGCGGAAGCGCTTTTCTGGCAGTATGATCGGGCATGCGCTGATCGCGTTCACCTAAACTCGGCGGCTTTTCATGAAGGCTCGCTCTACGTTTCCTGTTTCGGGCAGCGGACGGACACCGGCTGGAATAGCGCACAGGATGGGTTTGTTTACCATGTGCAGGGGCTGAAAATCCTCGTGGACGGCCTCTATCATCCTCACTCGCTTCTCAGCTTTGAAGGAGCTCTATGGTGGCTTGAATCCAAAAGAGGGCGCTTGCACACCTTTTCGAACGAGGAGGGACACCGGGCTTTCCTTGAGCTCAAAGGGTATATTCGCGGTTTGGCCATAAGCGATCGGTGGATCTATGTAGCGGCAAGCGCCGCAAGAAGACGCTCGCGGAGCCTCGGCCAATGGACCCAAGACGTGCCGAAAGAGCCTGAGCTTTGCGACTCTTGGCTATATCGTATCGATCGGAAGACGTTGCAGTGGACCCGACGCAACCTTTCCTACTACGGAGCGGAACTTTTTGACCTTCACATCCTCGCAACCCAGGAAACACTTCCCTTAGAGAAAAATCCTTCCGATCCGGTTCGAGAAAGGATCCGTCGGTTGGAGGAAGAGTGCCTCCAATCCCCTCCGACCCGTAAGAAGAAGATCCGTCAGTGGCTCTCCTTTCTTTCCCCGCACAGGAGTAGGGGATAG
- a CDS encoding secondary thiamine-phosphate synthase enzyme YjbQ, which produces MKSYREELWFEIPTRRALVNITPQVEASLRRSGIQEGLLLCNAMHITASVFINDDEPGLHRDFERWLERLAPEKPYSQYEHNVGEDNADAHLKRTIMGREVVVAVTQGRLDLGPWEQIFYGEFDGKRRKRVLIKIIGE; this is translated from the coding sequence GTGAAGAGCTATCGCGAGGAACTCTGGTTTGAGATTCCAACTCGGAGGGCGTTGGTCAACATCACCCCCCAGGTGGAGGCAAGCTTACGCCGTAGCGGAATCCAGGAGGGGCTTCTTTTGTGCAATGCGATGCACATTACAGCAAGCGTGTTCATCAACGACGATGAACCTGGTCTTCACCGGGATTTCGAGCGGTGGTTGGAACGGCTGGCTCCGGAAAAGCCTTACTCCCAGTATGAGCATAATGTGGGAGAGGACAATGCCGATGCCCATCTCAAAAGGACCATTATGGGAAGAGAGGTCGTGGTGGCGGTCACTCAAGGTCGGCTGGATCTAGGGCCGTGGGAGCAGATTTTTTACGGCGAGTTCGACGGAAAGAGACGAAAACGCGTGCTCATAAAGATCATTGGGGAGTAG
- a CDS encoding class I SAM-dependent methyltransferase, translating into MKGAVPRARAEIHRVVRKILEPLLSQGLITRALDAPLGPGAMAQWLVQRGLEVWGVDRDLAQSDEADPRIIRVNGDVNEALPCPDAFFDLVVSLEGIEHLENPFQFFREVARVTRPGGWLVLSTPNICNLEERLNFLFRGCFYRVIPREERERYGSGFDHQNLLTFAEIKQLLLWHHFQPLGWYRDAQKWRQLFWLWPIGLGVWLYGVCQPAARKEKYALWDSLSGPILFGGNTLIVLARRQQPKAQSQ; encoded by the coding sequence ATGAAGGGAGCCGTACCCAGGGCAAGAGCCGAGATTCATCGGGTCGTTCGGAAAATCTTGGAACCGTTGCTTTCCCAGGGATTGATCACCCGGGCCTTAGATGCTCCCCTTGGGCCGGGGGCCATGGCGCAATGGCTGGTCCAGCGGGGGCTAGAGGTATGGGGGGTGGATCGGGATCTGGCGCAGTCAGACGAAGCTGATCCCAGGATTATCCGGGTCAACGGGGATGTAAACGAGGCTCTTCCTTGTCCGGATGCGTTTTTTGACTTGGTTGTCTCCTTGGAGGGGATCGAACACCTGGAAAACCCCTTTCAATTCTTCCGGGAAGTAGCCCGTGTCACGCGGCCCGGAGGATGGCTCGTCCTTTCCACACCGAATATTTGCAATCTGGAGGAACGGTTAAACTTCCTTTTCCGGGGCTGCTTTTACCGCGTCATTCCGCGGGAAGAACGGGAGCGGTATGGTTCCGGGTTCGATCATCAAAACCTTTTGACTTTTGCGGAGATCAAGCAGCTACTCCTTTGGCATCATTTTCAACCTCTCGGCTGGTATCGAGACGCGCAGAAATGGCGTCAGCTTTTTTGGCTTTGGCCCATCGGACTGGGTGTCTGGCTTTATGGCGTTTGTCAACCCGCGGCCCGGAAGGAGAAGTATGCCCTGTGGGATAGCCTTTCCGGACCGATTCTTTTCGGGGGTAACACGCTCATTGTGCTAGCACGCCGTCAGCAGCCGAAGGCTCAAAGCCAGTAA
- a CDS encoding sigma-54-dependent transcriptional regulator: MSKTQAGSRGGKKPTLPEIGSSQTGEPEPDRILIVDDEKDVHYAFERLLEPEGWRVLRAESGKEALAVVSQQPVDVVVMDIRMAGQNGLETLREIRRRDPSSVVIMMTAYGTAQTAIEAMKLGAFDYILKPFELEGLKALLERARLAARHRKELPHTEGTPVPSSESLEFLVGSSFAMQRVYKLIGQVAPTSATVLITGESGTGKELIARAIHQHSLRAGKPFVAMNCAAIPDNLLESELFGHERGAFTGAMTQRIGKFEEADGGTLFLDEIGDMPLTTQTKILRVLQEGEFSRVGSNVPIRVDVRLIAATNKDLARAVQKREFREDLYYRLNVVRIHVPPLRERLPDLPELVQHFLRKHRKSRPGGGSLRVSEEAWQLLYSYSWPGNVRELENAIQRALVFATGSSIEPADLPEEIRSCRVAPASMGRTEEVEKAAEILLDWALGCGGEGWWQVLEELFQSKWGERKTHREGEWKGFRGEGKAKG, from the coding sequence ATGAGCAAAACCCAGGCCGGTTCCCGCGGAGGGAAAAAGCCAACCCTGCCGGAAATAGGCTCCTCGCAAACAGGAGAACCTGAGCCCGACCGGATTCTTATTGTCGACGACGAGAAGGACGTTCATTACGCCTTTGAACGTCTGTTGGAACCCGAAGGGTGGAGGGTCCTTCGGGCAGAAAGCGGAAAGGAGGCACTTGCCGTTGTAAGCCAGCAGCCAGTGGATGTCGTTGTCATGGACATCCGGATGGCTGGCCAAAATGGGCTAGAAACGCTCCGGGAGATTCGCCGGCGGGACCCTTCTTCTGTGGTCATCATGATGACCGCTTATGGCACTGCCCAAACGGCGATTGAAGCGATGAAGCTCGGGGCCTTTGATTACATTCTCAAGCCCTTTGAGCTCGAAGGGCTTAAGGCCCTATTGGAAAGGGCACGGCTCGCAGCGCGGCATCGCAAGGAGCTCCCTCACACGGAAGGCACGCCGGTCCCGTCCTCCGAGTCATTGGAGTTTTTGGTTGGAAGCTCTTTTGCGATGCAACGGGTATATAAACTCATTGGCCAGGTAGCTCCCACCAGTGCAACCGTCCTCATTACGGGAGAAAGCGGAACCGGTAAGGAACTGATTGCGCGGGCCATTCACCAGCACAGCTTGCGTGCCGGCAAGCCGTTTGTGGCCATGAACTGTGCGGCCATCCCCGACAATCTTTTGGAAAGCGAGCTGTTTGGTCATGAGCGCGGGGCTTTTACGGGGGCCATGACCCAACGGATTGGAAAGTTTGAGGAGGCCGATGGCGGGACGCTTTTTCTGGACGAGATCGGCGACATGCCGCTTACCACCCAAACCAAAATCTTGCGAGTATTGCAGGAGGGGGAATTCTCTCGAGTAGGAAGTAATGTGCCGATTCGAGTGGATGTCCGGCTCATTGCTGCTACCAACAAAGACCTTGCCCGTGCAGTTCAAAAACGGGAATTCCGAGAGGATCTTTACTATCGGCTTAACGTAGTGCGCATCCACGTTCCTCCTCTTCGGGAGCGGTTACCCGATCTTCCGGAACTGGTGCAACACTTCCTTCGCAAGCATCGGAAAAGCCGGCCGGGGGGCGGAAGCCTGCGGGTTTCTGAGGAAGCTTGGCAGCTTCTCTATTCCTATAGCTGGCCCGGGAACGTCCGGGAACTGGAAAATGCGATTCAGCGAGCGCTGGTTTTTGCGACCGGTAGTTCCATCGAACCAGCGGATCTGCCGGAAGAGATCCGCAGTTGCCGAGTCGCGCCCGCTTCGATGGGGCGAACGGAAGAAGTGGAAAAGGCTGCGGAGATTCTTTTGGACTGGGCTCTGGGTTGTGGGGGAGAGGGCTGGTGGCAGGTTCTCGAGGAGCTTTTCCAGTCAAAATGGGGAGAGCGGAAAACCCATAGGGAAGGCGAATGGAAAGGCTTTCGAGGTGAGGGGAAAGCCAAAGGTTAA